Proteins from a genomic interval of Benincasa hispida cultivar B227 chromosome 7, ASM972705v1, whole genome shotgun sequence:
- the LOC120081526 gene encoding annexin-like protein RJ4, with protein MATLIVPRDVPSANVDAEALRTAFKGWGSDEKAIISILAHRNAIQRRQIRIAYEQLFQEDLIKRLESEISGHFERAVYRWMLDPEDRDAVLANIAIRKPKEDFAVLVELSCIYSPEELLGVRRAYQHRYKRSLEEDVAASTNDDLRTLLVGLVSAYRYGGADVDLSLAKSEAERLERAIRDKTFYHEDVIRILTTRSRPQLVATFNHYKDAFGISISEQLSSDKAGKELTEALRTIIECIDDPFQYYEKVVRNAIKRVGKSDEDALTRVVVTRAEKDLRQIKEAYHKRNSVTLDDAVSKETSGDYKRFILALLGN; from the exons ATGGCTACACTAATTGTTCCTCGCGATGTTCCTTCCGCCAATGTCGATGCCGAAGCTCTCAGAACCGCTTTCAAAG GCTGGGGATCCGACGAGAAGGCCATAATCTCGATCCTTGCTCATAGAAATGCGATTCAAAGGAGGCAAATCAGGATTGCTTATGAACAGCTTTTTCAGGAGGATCTTATCAAGCGCCTTGAATCGGAGATCTCTGGCCACTTCGAG AGAGCGGTGTACCGATGGATGCTGGATCCGGAGGACAGAGATGCTGTTTTGGCCAACATAGCCATAAGGAAGCCCAAGGAAGATTTTGCTGTGCTCGTCGAGCTTTCTTGCATCTACTCTCCTGAAGAGCTATTAGGGGTCAGGAGGGCTTACCAACACCGCTACAAGCGCTCCCTAGAGGAAGATGTTGCAGCCAGCACCAACGACGATTTGCGCACG CTGTTAGTTGGACTAGTGAGTGCATACCGTTACGGTGGAGCGGATGTAGATCTAAGCCTGGCTAAATCAGAAGCGGAGAGACTTGAACGTGCAATCAGAGACAAAACCTTCTATCATGAAGATGTTATCAGGATCTTAACCACAAGGAGTAGGCCACAGCTGGTTGCAACTTTCAATCACTACAaagatgccttcggtatttccATTTCTGAG CAATTGTCCAGTGATAAAGCAGGCAAAGAGCTCACAGAAGCACTGCGAACCATCATTGAATGCATCGATGACCCTTTCCAGTACTACGAGAAG GTGGTGCGAAATGCAATCAAGAGGGTCGGGAAGAGCGACGAGGATGCATTGACTCGAGTGGTGGTGACGAGGGCGGAGAAAGACTTGAGGCAGATAAAAGAGGCTTATCACAAGAGAAACAGTGTTACCCTTGACGATGCTGTGTCCAAGGAGACCTCTGGCGACTACAAGCGTTTCATCCTTGCTCTTCTTGGTAATTAA
- the LOC120080923 gene encoding annexin D4: MADSAVEVLTRALSGHGINEKAMIETLGKWDHEEKKMFRKRSSHFFSEDERSFERWEEHGMRLLKHEFMRFKNAVVLWTTHPWERDARLVKEALSKGHHGQNINILIEVACTRTSDELLGARKAYHSLFDHSIEEDVASHINGPERKLLVALMSAYRYEGSKYKEEIAKSEAKKLAHSIKEASSKKSSLIEDEEVVRILSTRSKHFLHALYKHYNEISAGRSIDEDLHGDLRLQEAVLCLANPVKYFTQLLNVSLKVDADKKIKKVLTRIVVTRADTDMKEIKVEFKNQFGVSLAEKIGSVCNGSYKDFLLTLLARSN, encoded by the exons ATGGCGGATTCTGCCGTCGAAGTTCTCACTCGAGCTCTCTCAG GGCATGGAATAAATGAGAAGGCAATGATAGAGACATTGGGAAAATGGGATCATGAGGAGAAAAAAATGTTCAGAAAGAGAAGTAGCCATTTTTTCAGTGAAGATGAACGTTCCTTTGAGCGTTGGGAAGAACATGGCATGAGACTTCTCAAGCATGAATTCATGCGCTTTAAG AATGCTGTGGTGCTATGGACAACACATCCATGGGAAAGAGATGCTCGTTTGGTAAAGGAAGCATTGAGCAAAGGACACCATGGCCAAAACATCAACATTCTCATAGAAGTGGCTTGTACTAGGACTTCTGATGAACTTTTGGGAGCAAGGAAGGCTTACCATTCCCTCTTTGATCATTCCATTGAAGAAGATGTTGCCAGCCACATTAATGGCCCTGAACGCAAG CTTTTGGTTGCATTAATGAGTGCATATAGGTACGAAGGATCAAAGTATAAGGAGGAGATAGCAAAATCGGAAGCAAAAAAGCTTGCTCATTCAATCAAGGAAGCAAGCAGCAAAAAGAGCAGCCTCATTGAAGACGAAGAGGTTGTGAGAATACTCTCAACAAGAAGCAAACACTTTCTTCATGCCCTTTACAAACACTACAATGAAATCTCAGCAGGTCGCTCCATTGATGAG GATCTTCATGGTGACTTGAGGCTTCAAGAGGCAGTGTTATGCTTAGCCAATCCTGTTAAGTATTTTACTCAG CTTCTAAATGTATCGCTAAAAGTCGACGCAGACAAGAAGATAAAAAAGGTATTGACTCGAATCGTCGTTACGAGAGCCGATACAGACATGAAGGAGATCAAAGTTGAGTTCAAAAATCAGTTTGGAGTTTCATTGGCCGAGAAAATTGGGTCTGTTTGCAATGGTAGCTACAAAGATTTCTTGCTCACTTTGCTGGCaagatcaaattaa